Proteins co-encoded in one Gossypium arboreum isolate Shixiya-1 chromosome 11, ASM2569848v2, whole genome shotgun sequence genomic window:
- the LOC108474141 gene encoding casein kinase 1-like protein 10 isoform X1: MDRVVGGKFKVGRKIGAGSFGELFLGVNVQTGEEVAIKMEPVKTKHPQLHYESKLYILLQGGTGIPYLKWFGVEGEHNIMVIELLGPSLEDLFNYCNRKLSLKTVLMLADQLINRVEYMHSRGFLHRDIKPDNFLMGLGRKANQVYIIDYGLAKKYRDLQTHKHIPYRENKNLTGTARYASVNTHLGVEQSRRDDLESLGYVLMYFLRGSLPWQGLKAGTKKQKYDKISEKKMLTPVEVLCKSYPSEFISYFHYCRSLRFEDKPDYSYLKKLFRDLFIREGYQFDYVYDWTVLKYPQLTSSSKQRPSSGKAAVNTGASAERTKKPSGRETRDRVLGAAEAFTRKNASGSGHLSDHSKQKVSEKASPSKDTDNDSGRVRTSSNRPSSMSRRAVASSSRPASSLGPSDSRSSWLLSGSSRLSTSQRVHSGSEQKSSLSRATTSKGVREDPNQSSEHRLRFMEKRKG, translated from the exons ATGGATCGTGTTGTCGGTGGAAAATTCAAAGTGGGCAGGAAGATCGGAGCTGGATCTTTCGGCGAGCTTTTCCTCG GGGTCAATGTACAGACAGGGGAAGAAGTTGCTATTAAGATG GAACCTGTGAAGACCAAGCACCCTCAGCTTCACTATGAGTCAAAGTTGTACATACTTCTTCAAGGCGGAA CTGGGATTCCCTACCTCAAATGGTTTGGAGTTGAAGGGGAGCATAATATTATGGTTATCGAGCTTCTAGGGCCAAGCCTTGAGGACTTGTTCAACTACTGCAATAGAAAGCTCTCTTTGAAGACAGTTTTAATGCTGGCAGATCAGTTA ATTAACAGAGTTGAATATATGCACTCAAGGGGATTTCTTCACCGTGATATAAAACCTGACAACTTTCTGATGGGTTTGGGACGAAAAGCAAATCAG GTGTATATCATTGATTATGGCCTTGCTAAAAAGTATAGGGATCTTCAAACTCATAAACACATACCATATAG AGAGAACAAGAATCTTACGGGCACAGCTCGATATGCAAGTGTTAACACTCACCTTGGAGTTG AGCAAAGCAGAAGAGATGATTTGGAATCACTTGGTTATGTGCTCATGTATTTCTTACGAGGAAG CCTTCCATGGCAGGGCCTTAAGGCAGGGACAAAAAAACAGAAGTATGATAAAATCAGTGAAAAGAAGATGCTAACTCCTGTTGAG GTACTTTGCAAGTCATATCCATCAGAATTCATATCATACTTCCATTATTGTCGTTCATTACGCTTTGAAGACAAGCCAGATTATTCATACTTGAAGAAGCTTTTCCGTGACTTATTTATTCGAGAAG GATATCAGTTTGACTATGTATATGACTGGACTGTACTCAAGTATCCTCAGCTCACCAGTAGCTCTAAACAACGG CCATCAAGTGGAAAAGCTGCTGTAAACACTGGAGCATCTGCTGAAAGAACAAAGAAGCCATCAG GACGAGAAACACGGGATAGAGTTTTGGGTGCTGCTGAGGCATTTACTCGGAAAAATGCTTCAGGCAGTGGACATCTCAGTGATCATTCAAAGCAGAAGGTATCAGAGAAGGCATCACCATCAAAGGATACG GATAATGATTCTGGAAGGGTGCGAACTTCTTCCAACCGGCCTAGCAGCATGTCCAGGAGGGCTGTTGCCTCAAGCAGCAGGCCAGCCTCTTCTTTAGGGCCCAGCGATAGTCGATCAAGTTGGCTTCTCTCAGGTAGCAGTCGCCTCTCCACAAGCCAGAGAGTCCATTCAGGGTCAGAGCAAAAATCGTCTCTCTCCCGAGCTACAACCTCAAAAGGTGTCCGTGAAGATCCGAATCAGAGCTCTGAGCACCGTTTGAGGTTTATGGAAAAGAGGAAGGGGTGA
- the LOC108474141 gene encoding casein kinase 1-like isoform X2: MEPVKTKHPQLHYESKLYILLQGGTGIPYLKWFGVEGEHNIMVIELLGPSLEDLFNYCNRKLSLKTVLMLADQLINRVEYMHSRGFLHRDIKPDNFLMGLGRKANQVYIIDYGLAKKYRDLQTHKHIPYRENKNLTGTARYASVNTHLGVEQSRRDDLESLGYVLMYFLRGSLPWQGLKAGTKKQKYDKISEKKMLTPVEVLCKSYPSEFISYFHYCRSLRFEDKPDYSYLKKLFRDLFIREGYQFDYVYDWTVLKYPQLTSSSKQRPSSGKAAVNTGASAERTKKPSGRETRDRVLGAAEAFTRKNASGSGHLSDHSKQKVSEKASPSKDTDNDSGRVRTSSNRPSSMSRRAVASSSRPASSLGPSDSRSSWLLSGSSRLSTSQRVHSGSEQKSSLSRATTSKGVREDPNQSSEHRLRFMEKRKG; encoded by the exons ATG GAACCTGTGAAGACCAAGCACCCTCAGCTTCACTATGAGTCAAAGTTGTACATACTTCTTCAAGGCGGAA CTGGGATTCCCTACCTCAAATGGTTTGGAGTTGAAGGGGAGCATAATATTATGGTTATCGAGCTTCTAGGGCCAAGCCTTGAGGACTTGTTCAACTACTGCAATAGAAAGCTCTCTTTGAAGACAGTTTTAATGCTGGCAGATCAGTTA ATTAACAGAGTTGAATATATGCACTCAAGGGGATTTCTTCACCGTGATATAAAACCTGACAACTTTCTGATGGGTTTGGGACGAAAAGCAAATCAG GTGTATATCATTGATTATGGCCTTGCTAAAAAGTATAGGGATCTTCAAACTCATAAACACATACCATATAG AGAGAACAAGAATCTTACGGGCACAGCTCGATATGCAAGTGTTAACACTCACCTTGGAGTTG AGCAAAGCAGAAGAGATGATTTGGAATCACTTGGTTATGTGCTCATGTATTTCTTACGAGGAAG CCTTCCATGGCAGGGCCTTAAGGCAGGGACAAAAAAACAGAAGTATGATAAAATCAGTGAAAAGAAGATGCTAACTCCTGTTGAG GTACTTTGCAAGTCATATCCATCAGAATTCATATCATACTTCCATTATTGTCGTTCATTACGCTTTGAAGACAAGCCAGATTATTCATACTTGAAGAAGCTTTTCCGTGACTTATTTATTCGAGAAG GATATCAGTTTGACTATGTATATGACTGGACTGTACTCAAGTATCCTCAGCTCACCAGTAGCTCTAAACAACGG CCATCAAGTGGAAAAGCTGCTGTAAACACTGGAGCATCTGCTGAAAGAACAAAGAAGCCATCAG GACGAGAAACACGGGATAGAGTTTTGGGTGCTGCTGAGGCATTTACTCGGAAAAATGCTTCAGGCAGTGGACATCTCAGTGATCATTCAAAGCAGAAGGTATCAGAGAAGGCATCACCATCAAAGGATACG GATAATGATTCTGGAAGGGTGCGAACTTCTTCCAACCGGCCTAGCAGCATGTCCAGGAGGGCTGTTGCCTCAAGCAGCAGGCCAGCCTCTTCTTTAGGGCCCAGCGATAGTCGATCAAGTTGGCTTCTCTCAGGTAGCAGTCGCCTCTCCACAAGCCAGAGAGTCCATTCAGGGTCAGAGCAAAAATCGTCTCTCTCCCGAGCTACAACCTCAAAAGGTGTCCGTGAAGATCCGAATCAGAGCTCTGAGCACCGTTTGAGGTTTATGGAAAAGAGGAAGGGGTGA
- the LOC108474141 gene encoding casein kinase 1-like protein 7 isoform X3, with protein sequence MVIELLGPSLEDLFNYCNRKLSLKTVLMLADQLINRVEYMHSRGFLHRDIKPDNFLMGLGRKANQVYIIDYGLAKKYRDLQTHKHIPYRENKNLTGTARYASVNTHLGVEQSRRDDLESLGYVLMYFLRGSLPWQGLKAGTKKQKYDKISEKKMLTPVEVLCKSYPSEFISYFHYCRSLRFEDKPDYSYLKKLFRDLFIREGYQFDYVYDWTVLKYPQLTSSSKQRPSSGKAAVNTGASAERTKKPSGRETRDRVLGAAEAFTRKNASGSGHLSDHSKQKVSEKASPSKDTDNDSGRVRTSSNRPSSMSRRAVASSSRPASSLGPSDSRSSWLLSGSSRLSTSQRVHSGSEQKSSLSRATTSKGVREDPNQSSEHRLRFMEKRKG encoded by the exons ATGGTTATCGAGCTTCTAGGGCCAAGCCTTGAGGACTTGTTCAACTACTGCAATAGAAAGCTCTCTTTGAAGACAGTTTTAATGCTGGCAGATCAGTTA ATTAACAGAGTTGAATATATGCACTCAAGGGGATTTCTTCACCGTGATATAAAACCTGACAACTTTCTGATGGGTTTGGGACGAAAAGCAAATCAG GTGTATATCATTGATTATGGCCTTGCTAAAAAGTATAGGGATCTTCAAACTCATAAACACATACCATATAG AGAGAACAAGAATCTTACGGGCACAGCTCGATATGCAAGTGTTAACACTCACCTTGGAGTTG AGCAAAGCAGAAGAGATGATTTGGAATCACTTGGTTATGTGCTCATGTATTTCTTACGAGGAAG CCTTCCATGGCAGGGCCTTAAGGCAGGGACAAAAAAACAGAAGTATGATAAAATCAGTGAAAAGAAGATGCTAACTCCTGTTGAG GTACTTTGCAAGTCATATCCATCAGAATTCATATCATACTTCCATTATTGTCGTTCATTACGCTTTGAAGACAAGCCAGATTATTCATACTTGAAGAAGCTTTTCCGTGACTTATTTATTCGAGAAG GATATCAGTTTGACTATGTATATGACTGGACTGTACTCAAGTATCCTCAGCTCACCAGTAGCTCTAAACAACGG CCATCAAGTGGAAAAGCTGCTGTAAACACTGGAGCATCTGCTGAAAGAACAAAGAAGCCATCAG GACGAGAAACACGGGATAGAGTTTTGGGTGCTGCTGAGGCATTTACTCGGAAAAATGCTTCAGGCAGTGGACATCTCAGTGATCATTCAAAGCAGAAGGTATCAGAGAAGGCATCACCATCAAAGGATACG GATAATGATTCTGGAAGGGTGCGAACTTCTTCCAACCGGCCTAGCAGCATGTCCAGGAGGGCTGTTGCCTCAAGCAGCAGGCCAGCCTCTTCTTTAGGGCCCAGCGATAGTCGATCAAGTTGGCTTCTCTCAGGTAGCAGTCGCCTCTCCACAAGCCAGAGAGTCCATTCAGGGTCAGAGCAAAAATCGTCTCTCTCCCGAGCTACAACCTCAAAAGGTGTCCGTGAAGATCCGAATCAGAGCTCTGAGCACCGTTTGAGGTTTATGGAAAAGAGGAAGGGGTGA